Genomic window (Candidatus Saccharibacteria bacterium oral taxon 488):
GGGTCGTTTGCCAATTTTTCTCGTTCCTCACGTGGTAGTTGCTGTGCACCTTTCTGCCACGCATCACTTAACGCCACCACGTGATCGATTTGTACTTTCGACGAGGTCTCTGGCCCGCGCTGAAACTTGATTGTCCGACCAGTATACGGGTCACGTAGTGTCCCAGCCAACACGCGACATTTATCATCAATTTTTGTTTCCATTAGATCCCGCGCCAAAATTACTTCACGCACTGAGCAGCCGCTCATTTTACCCCAACCATCACTAAATTGTTTGCGGCTATAGCCCGTTTTGGGTGCGCGACCTTTAACCTCTAGTTTAGCTAACTCCGCCTGAGCGTTTGAATCACCAAATAATTGCCGCTGCATAGACGGCGAAGTTGGTGCAACCCGCGGCTGCTGCAATTGCACCGCCCACACTACTGCACCCACTACCGCCGTGACAAGCAGTACCATTATCTGCCGCCGTCTAATTTTCCTCGTTGCCATATTTATATTATAATGAAAGTATGAAAACAGTTCCACGCCTACTCGACACCTTTATGCCACATCATTACGCATTAACTCTTGATCTGACGCACGCCGAAGAAAAATCTTTTTCTGGCTCGGTAATTATTTCTGGCGAGTCGACTGGCGAGTCAATTTCACTACATTCCAAAGAATTAACTATTCATTCAGCGTTGATTGACGACCAGCCAGCTGAGTTTTCTCTTGGTGAATTTGACGAATTACGCCTGTCACGCCCAGAGCTGTCCAGTGGACAGCACACCGTTCGCATCGACTTTTCCGGCGCCATCACCGACGCCATGCATGGATTATACCCTTGCTATTTCACTCACGACGGTGTCAAAAAGCAGCTGTTTGCTACCCAATTTGAATCGCACCACGCCCGCGAAGTCTTTCCGTGTGTTGACGAGCCAGCCGCCAAAGCCACGTATGACGTGACACTCGTGACCGCTCCGGACTTGACTGTCCTTGGCAATATGCCCGTCACTGAATCATCTGAAAAGAACGGCGCGCTGACAACCACCTTCGCCACCACGCCACGAATGAGTAGTTATTTGCTGGCTTTTGTCGTCGGTGAACTCCACAAGAAATCCGCCCACACCACCTCTGGCGTTGAGGTAAATGTTTGGGCCACACCAGCCCAAAGCGAAGACATACTGGATTTTGCGCTGGACATCGCCACTGGCTCCATTGATTTTTATGATGAATATTTTGGCGTGCCGTATCCGCTACCAAAATCTGACCACGTGGCGCTGCCAGATTTCTCGTCTGGTGCCATGGAAAACTGGGGACTCATCACCTACCGCGAAAGCTGCTTGCTGGCTGACCCGAAATTAACGCCAGAATCGTCCAAGCGCTTCATCGCCACCGTCATCGCTCACGAACTCAGCCACCAGTGGTTTGGTAATCTGGTGACCATGCAGTGGTGGAATGACCTGTGGTTGAACGAAAGTTTCGCTAATATGATGGAATACGTGGCAGTCGACGCGCTGCATCCAGAATGGCGAATGTGGGAGGATTTCGCCACCAGCGAGGTCACCGCGGCGCTGCGGCGCGACAGCTTGGATGGTGTGCAGCCAGTGCAGGCCGACGTTAATCATCCGGACGAGATCAGCACTTTGTTTGACCCGGCGATTGTCTATGCCAAGGGCGGACGGCTATTAGTGATGGTGCGGCGGCTGATCGGCGAGGAGGCGTTTCGCGCAGGACTAAAGTCATATTTTGAAAAATTTGCCTATCAAAACACTGTTGGTAATGATTTATGGCAAGAGCTAGAAACCGCCAGCGGCCAGCCAGTTGTTGAATTGATGAATGCCTGGATTTCTCAGCCGGGGTTGCCGATTGTGCAGGTCGAGCAGGATAGTTCTGGCGAGCAGTCCACTGTCACCCTCCGCCAGGAACGCTTTTTCATCGGCGACCATCAGCCGTCCGACGCCCTGTGGCCAATTCCACTGTTCGCCAATCAGCCGCTTGATGATATTCTGACCGAGCACGAGAAAACGTTTACGGCAAATGGCGACGTTCGGCTAAACTGCGGACTGAACGGACATTTCGTAACGCACTACGACTCAGCAACACGAGATCGATTGATCGAAAAAGCGGCAGAATTACCGACGTTAGATAAAATTTGCTTATTGCAAGACATGACGTTGTTGGCGCGGTCTGGACGAGAAAGTTCGGCGGCGCTACTGCCGCTGGCACGCGTTTTTCAGCACGAGACCAATGAAAGAGTCTTTAATAAAGCCGGGACAAATTTGGTGGAATTGCGCAAATTCGTCGATGACAGTGAAGCAGGACGCGCTCGGCTAAAGCAGATTTCTGCTGAATTTGCCCGCGATACATTCATGGAACTTGGCTGGGATGAGCAGGACGGCGAGTCTGATGACGACCGCGAACGGCGCACGGCAGCGCTAGGTTTGATGTTATACGGCGAAGACTCAGCAGCGCTCGCGGAGGCCAAACGACGTTTTAATGAGACTAACCCAGAGGATTTACCAGCTGAAATTCGCCCGCTGATCATCAACGCCAATGTCAGATACTTCGAGACGCCAGAAATGATTGACAAGCTTTTTACGATATACCAGAATACACCGTCAGCCGACTTGCAAGTTGATATCGCGCTAAGCCTGACCTCGACGAAAAATCCAGCAACCGCCGAACGAATTTTAACGGCGATCAAGGATGCTGACATTATCCGCCCGCAAGACGCCAGCCGCTGGTTTATTTACCTCATCCGCACGCGGGAAAATCGGCAAATTGCCTGGAATTGGCTGAAAGAAAATTGGTCGTGGGTGAAAGATACCTTTGGCGGCGATAAAAGCTACGATAATTTTATCCGCTACGCCGCCAGCGCTCTGTTGACCCGCGATGAGCTAAACGACTTCACCAAATTCACTAAGCCGCTGCGCGCCGAACCAGCCCTGACCCGCACCATTGATTTGGGTATCCGTGAGATAGCCGGTAGAGTAGCACTGATTGAACGGGATCAGGCGGCGGTTATTGATGCACTTAGTAACTAGATCTATTTGGCCTTAGGCGTTACCTCTATGTTGTAGTGGCATAGCTAGTCGATAACGACAGATTGTTTGCTACTCTGCTCTCCGTCAACAGCTATCGCTAGTATCTGCATGTCGCGCCCCTCATACTGTGGATGCTTCGCTACGAACAATTCCGCCGCGAAGCGCATTTGACGCTGTTTTTTGGCGGTAATTGCCGCCAGTCCACCGCCAAAGTTGTCGTTTTTACGATATTTTACCTCTGTAAAATGCAACGTATCGTCCTTCGAGCTGACAATATCAATTTCGCAGTACCGTGTCCGCCAGTTGCGGGCGATGATCTCATGGCCGTCCGCCACTAGCCAGTCTGCGGCGGCCTGCTCGCCCGCGTTGCCAATGTCGCGAGTAGTGGATAGGCGAGCAGCGGGTTCGCTATCTCCTCCGACAGAGGTTGTGAAATGTTCGCGAGTAGCGGACGTTTCAGCCGAACGCTCACGAGCCATCTCCGGTGGAGGTGCGAGTGAAGAGTGTACTCTGGAGGAGAATGGTAGCGAACCAGCCTCCACATACTTCTGTAGCGGCGCAAAACTCAGTCGATGCAATGGCGTCACGCCCAACCGCTCAATTGCCATACGGTGCTTGGCCACGCCATAGCCAGCATTTGACGCGAAGCCATACCCTGGATAGACCGCATCTTGCTCGGTCATGTACTGATCACGCGCTACTTTGGCGATGATCGACGCCGCCGACACACTGGGAATCAAACCGTCGGCCTTGGCCATCACCGTCACGTATCGCTCCAGCGCTGTATCCGCCAGAAAATTAACCGTCCCGTCAATGATAATTTCATCAAATGCCAAATTTTTCTCTTTACACTGCGCCTGAATTTGCTTGACCGCTCGCCGTGTCGCCAGCCTTAGCGCCTGACTCATGCCAACGTCGTCCAATTCCCTGGCGCTCACCCAGCCTAGCGCCCATGCAGCCGCCTGCTCGCGAATCACCTCGTCCAGATCCTCACGGCATTTTTTGGTTAACTTTTTACTATCATTGAGACCCTCAATCTCGACACCACCCAAAATCACTGCACCCACCACCAGTGGCCCGGCCCACGGCCCGCGTCCAACTTCATCAATGCCGAGGATCATGTGCACGCCGACCTTTTTTCGCCGCCAAATTTGCGACTACCCAACCAAGCCATACAACTGCCGCGCCCAGCGTATTTGCCAAAATATCCCAATTAGTATCATCCAGCGTGATACGTGCTAGTCCTACCTTCACCATCAATAATTCAGCTAGCTCATTAACACAGCCGAGCGCCGACACCAACGCAAATACTGAGAACGCCATCACTAGCCAGTGTGCTCGCCACCGTATTGCTAACACCAAGTACACCCACACCAGCCCAGTGAACAATCCACCGCCCACGAAATGCGTGGTAAAGCTGGTGTCTCGCCCCTCAATCAGCGGCGACGGCAAATACCACGAGATGAAAAACAATACGCACGCTAGATATAACAACCAACGATACTTCTTTTCGTCAGTGAAACCATGATAGCGCAATACATACGGCACTATAAATGCCAGTGTCACCGGAACAAACACGGAAATATAATGAAAGATTGACATATTGGCATTATACCACGAGAAAACCGCCCCCAGAGAGGGCGGCCCTGTATGCTTCAAAACTTACGCTTCTTTGTGACGAGCTGCTACTTCGGCGGCCTTGGCGTCAAGCTCCGCCTGAGCAGCGTCTTTCTCAGCCTGCTTGGCAGCGGCTTCCTTAGCAGCCTCTTCTTTCAGGCGCTCCGCTTCAGCCTCGGCTTTAGCATCGTGGACATCATTGACGGCAGCGCGGTCAAAGTTTTTGGCAGTCAGACGAGCTGATTTGCCAGAGCGCTTGCGCAAGAAGCTGAGGAACTTACGGCGAACCTTGGCACGGCGGATGATTTCCGCCTTCTCAATCAGTGGGCTGTGCAGCAAGAATGATTTTTCCACACCAACACCTGACGCAATTTTGCGAACCGTGATACGCGAGGTGTGTGACTGCTTGTTGTCGGTGCGAATAACCACACCCTCAAACATCTGAATACGCTCTTTGTTACCTTCCTTAATTTTCTGGTACACACGCACGGTGTCACCACTGCGGACATCGACAACTGCTTGTTTTTTCTGCGCTTGGTTGACTTTGTTGATTAGTTCAAAACTCATACTGTTTTCCTCTGTTTCGGGATCTTAACAGCTGGCCATATAGTTGTATCCCTATAGCTCCACACTGAAAGACTCGATATTTAATATCACCGATACAATCAGTTACCGATTTTAGCACAATTACCCAAAGATGACAACTCCTGAAAACTTCACTAAACTGCGCTATAATTGGTCGCATGGATTACAATATATTAGCACTTGAACTACACAAAAAATATAAGGGTAAAATTACCACCAGTTTGCGCGACCAGGAGGAGTTGGATCGCGATAAATTAAGCGCCTATTACAGCCCAGGCGTGGGTGCGGTCAGCCAGGCGATCGCCGAAAACCCAGCAGACCTGCCAAAGTATACCTGGACGAATAATCTAGTCGGCGTGATTTCTGACGGCTCAGCGATTCTGGGCTTGGGCGATTTGGGGCCAAAAGCCGCCATGCCAGTCATGGAAGGCAAGGCGCTGCTGTTCAAGCATTTTGCTGATGTTGACGCTGTGCCAGTTGTACTGGATGTTCACGAGCCGGAACAAATTATTACTACGATCAAGGCAATCGCACCGAGCTTTGGGGCAATTAATCTCGAAGACATCGCTGCACCAAAATGTTTTGAGATTGAAGAGCGCCTGAAAGCTGAGCTGGACATCCCCGTGTTTCATGACGACCAGCACGGTACCGCAGTTGTGGTGTTAGCAGGGTTGATTAACTCTATGAAAGTCGTTGGTAAAAATCTGCCTGACTGTAAAGTGGTCATGATTGGCGCGGGAGCTGCTGGCACAGCCATCGCTAAGTTACTATACGCTTATGGTGTTTACAATATTTACGCTGTTGATAGCCGCGGCATTATTTCCGATGAGCGCGATGATTTGAACACCGAAAAAACCGCCCTAAAACAATACCTGAAAACCGACATTAGCGGCTCGCTAGACGACGCAATTACCGATGCCGACATTTTCATCGGCGTATCAAAGCCAGGACTATTAACTCCGGAAATGGTAGCAAAAATGGCCAAAAATCCTGTCGTCTTTGCCCTGGCAAATCCAGTACCAGAAATCATGCCAGACATCGCTCGAGAGGCGGGCGTAGCAGTCATCGCCACTGGCCGCAGTGATTTTCCAAACCAAATTAATAATTCCTTGGCCTTCCCAGGCATCTTCCGCGGCGCCCTGGATCATGGTGTGAAAAAAATCACCGACCAGCATAAACTGGCGGCCGCCGAAGCGCTAGCTGGACTAGTCGAAAACCCAACTGCTGAGGAAGTCATTCCTTCGCCGTTTGATGAGCGAGTAGCGCCAACCGTCGCTCGTGTTATCATATAACCCTATTCGCCACATGCTAACGATCATAATAAAAGCTGTCGGAGAGCTGGCCTCAGCGCGGCTTTTTGATATCCACTAGATAACTCGATTAACTTCCTCAAGTGTCGTCTCGCCGCGCAAAGCCGCCAGCACGCCCGCCTGCAATAATGTCACCATACCATGTTTCTTGGCTGTAGCCTCAATTGCTTCAGTGTGAACATCGGCAATATCGCCACGTAGGAATTTCTGAATTTCCTCAGTCACCACCAGCTGTTCCATCACCGGGATACGCCCCTTGTAACCGAACGGTACCTCGTCGGTCGCCACGGGTCGCCACAGCTTGAACGTATCAAGATCAGGACAATCAACATGTGACGGTAGATCCTGTAAGACTTCCTTTACCCAGTTGCGCGTTGCCTCATCTGGTTCATACTCTTCCTTGCTCTCATCGTGTAGCCGCCGCACCAGCCGCTGAGCGATCAATAGTCGCACCGCTGAACTAAAAATTGGATTCTGCCCAATCATATCAATAATTCGGCTAAATGCCGCTGACGTCGAGTTAGCATGAAAGCTTGACAGAACCAGATGCCCAGTAATCGACGCCTGAATTGCTGTCTTGGCAGTTTCCTGATCACGAATCTCACCAACCATCACCACGTCTGGGTCAAGACGTAACACGCTACGCAGCCCATCATCAAACCGCTGGCCAGCCGTCGTATCAATCGGGATCTGCGTAATGCCGGGAATGGTATTTTCTACTGGATCTTCCAGTGTAATCACTTTACGATCCGGCGTATTGAGCGCATTGAGAATGCTGTACAAAGTCGTTGACTTGCCCGAACCGGTTGGCCCAACTAACAGCACCAGGCCACGCGGATGAGAAATAATCTCATCAATTTGCGCCCGTTCAGCCGCACCGATACTGAGCAAGTCTAGGTTCAGCATCGAGGTGTCAAAATTAAATAAGCGCAGCACTACGTCTTGACCATACATGGTTGGCACCGCTTCGACACGGAGGTTAAGGAGGTGTGATACCCCGTCACGATGGATTTCTTGCTGCATGTGCCCCGACTGCGGCTCATTGGACGCCGTCGAAATATTTGCTCGCGAAGCCAGTGCCGCCATGATAACTCGATAACGATCACGGCCCAGCTCCGCCACCGAGTGCAGCGCGCCATCAACGCGCATCCGCACCCGAATGGTGTCGCGCTGATTCTCAATATGAATATCCGATGCATTCAGCCGATCCGCCTGATCGATCAAATAGTTAAACACGTCGTTTGTACCGACGGTCGCCAATGTCTGGCTGACCTGCTGGAGTGTGTCACTATCGCCCTCTTTGGCGATTTTGATATTATCATAAATCACTTTTTTCGGCGGATCAAATCGCAGCATTAAGGCCCGAAAGCCCGAGGCCGATATCAGGAAGAACTTAGCAATAATACCCTGCTCGCGGTAGTTATTAGTCATCGTCGCTACTAATGATTGTGGCGTCTGTGACGTAATGCCAAATCGATATGACTGCTCGTCAGGGTTTATCGCCAGTGGCACAACGTGTCCGTTATACATCTCTTCAATCGTCAAAATATCACGAATCAGCGGAATTGTTTGTTCAAACTCGCGAGCATCCAGATATTGTAGGCCTAAAATCGCCGCTCGTTTCCGGGTTGCGTCTTCATCTTGATCGCGACGTTGTTGTTGAATTCGATCTTCATCCATCAATTTTATTATAGCAAAAAGCTTATCCTTGGGCGAGTGCTATAATGATATCATGCCAGAAATTACCCTCCTCCTGCACAACATTCGCTCGACGTACAATGTCGGTGCAATTATGAGAACAGCCGAAGGCTTTGGCGTCAGGCAAATTATCTTTAGCGGCTATACGCCGTACCCCGATTTACGATTGGTCAACCCCCGGTCTATCGACCCAAGGCTACCGCATATTACCGAAAGGTTGACCGCCCAGATTCACAAGACTGCATTAGGCGCAGAAACAATGCTGCCTTTTAGCTACGTAGCCGATATTCGTCAGTGGTTGGCGGAGAATGCCAACAGGGAACGTTTGCCCGTGGTCGCCCTAGAGCAATCAGTGTCGAGCACAGAACTTAACACGTTTCGGCCACCAGCCCGCTTTGCCCTATTTCTCGGTGAGGAGGTCTATGGCATTGAGCCGGACATTCTAGCGCAGTGCGACTACATCGTCGAAATCCCCATGCGAGGTACCAAGGAGTCATTTAATGTCTCGGTCGCGACCGGCATCGCACTCTACGGCCTCTGTTTCCCGCACTCAATATAAGCTCTAGGCTAGATCATAATCCCTACAGGTGTAAATGATGTCACAATTGCCATTAAAATCAGCGTCACGTACCAAATCTTGCGATTAAATTGATACTTCTCGACCGACACCACTAAAAGCAGGCCGACAATCAGTCCAACCGGCAGCGCCTGGATCGCTACCACGCCCAGCTCAATCGGCTGCTTCAGTCGCAACCACAATGCCGCCAGCACGACACACACCACCAACTTTACGAAAAAGGTGCTGTCAGTTTCGTACAGCCGCTCCCGACCTTTGCGGTTGGTAATGCTACTTGCCTTTGAGCGATTACGAGCGTACGTTCGCGATTTTTGTTTTGCCATAAGCTTTTTTATCATATCATACCATGCATACCATAGCAAAGCAGCCCCGCATGAAAGCGAGGCTGCCCTAGGCTCAGATTATGTGAAATAAATTACCACATGTTTGTCAGATGGACCGACTTAAATCCATTCCAGCCGTGACCAACTTCTGCTAAACCACTACTAAACGGCCAATTCATATTACCGCTATTTGTATATTGCAGCAACCGTCCGTCTTTCGTCCGACCGACAATATCCGCCAGGCCATCAGTGTTCATATCACCGAGCATAATGGTATCAAACCCGTTCCAGCCATGACCGATTTGACGACCGCTCTCGAACATTGTCGTCTTGTTGTCGCGTCCACGATTGAGATATGCCCACATCGTACCGTCCTGGCGTACTGCGACGATATCATCATAACCATCACCATTCAAATCACCAGCAACAATCGATCGAACATTATTCCAACCGTGACCGATTTGACGGGCTTCATCTGACACGAAATCATACGTCCCTTCAAGCTTCTTGTAGCGCAGATAGACCTTGCCTGCCATCAAGTTACCGTTAGCGTCGACATAAACATGTGAGACTGGGCTATCCTTACCGTTCAATTTAGCAAATACCGCGCCACCATGATGGTCGATGTCGCTCGCAACCGGCTTGTCGGCAAATGGCGTCGTTGCTGAGCCATTGTTACGGAATACTTGAGCCTTTTGATTCTTTGAATAGGCAACGATATCCGGACGACCATCACCATCCATGTCAGCAAATGTAATGTTTGTGTATTTATTAAAGCCCTGCCCGATCTTTGTCGAACCGCCACTAAATGGCCAACCCGGGATAGCATTGTTCTGATATAGCCACAACGAGCCATCTTTGCTCAAGCCAACTGCGTCACTGAAGACAACACCCTCGGTAGCATTCGCAACTGGTGCGCCACTCAGCACCAAGCCAAACACCGTCGCCGACAGCCCAAGCACCGTTACCGTTTTCTTTAGTATTCCCATACGTCCCTCCACCGTCATAGACGGTATTTATTTAGTACACTCCTACCGTACTACGTTTTCTAAATAAAAGCAATCCCGCTTGTGATTATCAAGCGGGATCGTGGTAAATTCTGCTGTAGGATTAGCGACCAATTACATCCGAATCTCGGCGTCAACACCAGCCGGTAAGCTCAGATTCTGCAGGCTATCAATCGTTTTTGGCGTGGCATTGGTAATGTCAATGAGGCGCTTATGGGTGCGCATCTCATAGCTCTCGCCGCCCATTTTATAGACGTGCGGGCTTTTTACCACCGTGTAGGTACTGCGACGAGTCGGCAGCGGCACAGGGCCGGCCACGCTCGCGCCGGTGCGAATTGCCGTATCGATAATTTGTTTTGCTGACTGGTCGATGACTTTATGGTCGTACGCTTTCAGGCGAATACGAATCTTGATACCAGTGTCTTGAGCCATAGCTCCTCCTTTATGTGCGACTCCGTAACCTCTGCTCACGTCCGTGCCTCGCGGATGGCCGAGTTCTCGGAGTAAATTAATACTGTTTGGCGATTATATCACAATACCTGAAGTATGGCTAGTCAAGAACTACCGGATTTGCTGCCACCCACTAACGCCACTGCGCGACATCTTCAATCGGCGGTCGATAACCCATAGCTTCACCCAACCGGCTCGCCGCCAAAATACAGGCTGCAATATAGTCGGCACTAGCTTCGTGGTCAGACCGGACATATTCTTGGTATTGCTCACTAGTATAGTCCACCGGCAGAGGTACGATGGTATTATCTATCTCACCAAAAACCTGCATTATCTTTTCGTCAAGCTGGATTACGTGCCCTAACTCATGACAAAACGCTATCAACCCGACGATTTGACGACCTATTTCTGCATCCTCAAGTCGCTCACGCGGCACACCCAGTCGAGACGACATCCGTGCTATAAGATTCGGACTAGACAGCGTCTCCCTCGTGCCGATGACAATCATTGGAATTTTCTCACCATTCCATGTCTCACCCTCACCACCCCTGAAGTCACCACTGTTCTCATCAATAACAATTTGCATCTCCTCTAGTGTCCGAGCCGGAAACAAATTCAAGGCGGTCTCGTAAATATCGCCTGCTAGCGGATTGATACACTCACCGAGTTTTTCGACTCTTAATTTTTGCGCTTTTTTGTGCGACAACTCTTCCATAGTAATCTAACTGTAACATATAATATTTATTCCGTCAAACATCACTCTAAACTACGAATGGCTTCTGTCACCACTTTGGCCGAATGACGCAGTGCCGCCTGTTCGCGCTCATTAAGCGGATACCCAGTCAAGATCTTCACACCATCCGCACAAATCGTTGATGGCAGGCCGAGCACTACATCGTGCAGCCCATACTCGCCCTCAACCAGTGAGCAGACTGGATAGACCGAGCGTGACGACGAGCGTAGTGCCGAGACAATCTTGGAGATAACGAAACCAATTGCATAATACGTCGACCGCTTGGTCTCAATTACCCGATACGCTCGCTGACGAATTTGCTCCTCAATACCGTCGACCATCGCTGGCTTAAATCCCGGATAATCAGCGAGCGGCACCTCACCGACTTGCGCTGATTCAATTGTCGCAAATGACGAATCACCATGCTCCCCTAGAATATAGGCGTCAACCTCTCGACTATGTACATCTAGCTGATCCGCGATATACGACTTAAGCCGCGACGTATCAAGCGTTGTCCCCGTGCCAAACACCCGACTCTTTGGCAGGCCCGATTCTTTCAGCGCCACATACGTTAGTGCATCAACCGGATTTGATACCACAAGGATATACGGACGAGCACCGTTCCTCATAATATTTCTCACTGTCCCACGCATAATCTCAGCATTCACGCCGAGCAGCTCCAGTCGCGTCTGCCCCGGCTGTTGCGGTGCACCAGCGGTGATAACCACGATATCATCAGTCTTGATGTCATCATAACTACCAGGCCGCACCACGACACACCGATCAATTCCCATTCCATCAGTGATGTCCGCCGCTTGACCCCACGCCAGATCGGGGTCACGGTCAATCAGCACGATTTCCTCAACTACACTCCTGAGCGCACAGGCGTACGCCGCCGTCGCACCGACCATGCCACCCGCACCGACGATCACCAACTTCTGTTTATTCATGTTTGTCTCCTAATTTTTATTGCGATAACCTCTCTACTGTAACGCTATCTTGTTAATTTGTCAAGATGCTTATGATAGTCCGTCGCCAATGTAGCCCATCAAAAATCCCCCAGTTTCCCGGGGGATTTTTATGCTTAGGTTATGAAGATTATTTGTTAATCTTTGTTACCACACCAGCACCAACGGTACGGCCGCCTTCGCGGATAGCAAAGTTCAAACCTTGCTCCATAGCGATTGGGGCGAGCAATTTAACCTTGAAGGTTACGGTGTCGCCTGGCATGACCATTTCTTTGTCAGCTGGCAATTCAACTTCACCAGTCACGTCAGTGGTGCGGAAGTAGAACTGTGGCTTGTAACCCTTGGAGAATGGAGTGTGGCGACCGCCTTCTTCCTTCTTCAAGATGTAAACCTCAGCCTCAAACTCGGTGTGCGGCGTAATGGTGCCTGGCTTTGCCAAGACCTGGCCACGCTCAATGTCAGTCCGCTCAATACCGCGTAGCAAGACACCAGCGTTGTCGCCTGCTTGACCCTGATCCAGAGACTTCTTAAATGCCTCAATACCAGTGACTACTGATTTCTGAGTTGGGCGGATACCAACGATTTCAACCTCGTCGTTCAGCTTAACAACACCCTGCTCAATACGACCGGTTGCCACAGTACCGCGACCCTTGATTGAGAAGACGTCCTCAATTGGCATAATGAACGGCTTATCCATGTCGCGTGGTGGCTCTGGGATGTAGCTATCCATCGCGTCAACCAGTTCCATGATGGCGTCTTCGTACTTCTCGTCGCCTTCCAGCGCCTTAAGAGCCGAACCCTTGATAATTGGAGCGTCTTTGTCAAAGCCATTCTTCTCGAGAAGTTCACGAACTTCTTCCTCGATTAGCTCGACCATATCTGCGTCAGCCATGTCCATCTTGTTGAGGAAGACAACGATCTTTGGCACGCCAACCTGCTTTGCCAGCAGCACGTGCTCGCGGGTTTGCGGCATTGGACCGTCGGTCGCCGCAATCACTAGGATCGCGCCGTCAACCTGGGCAGCACCAGTGATCATGTTCTTGACGTAGTCAGCGTGGCCTGGCATGTCAACGTGTGCGTAGTGACGGTTCGGTGACTCGTATTCTTGGTGCGAGCTGGCGATAGTAATACCGCGCTGGCGCTCTTCTGGTGCGTTGTCGATCTGGTCGTACGCAATTGGTTTGTTAACTGCGCTTGGGAGGCGCTTTGCG
Coding sequences:
- a CDS encoding type II/IV secretion system protein, which gives rise to MDEDRIQQQRRDQDEDATRKRAAILGLQYLDAREFEQTIPLIRDILTIEEMYNGHVVPLAINPDEQSYRFGITSQTPQSLVATMTNNYREQGIIAKFFLISASGFRALMLRFDPPKKVIYDNIKIAKEGDSDTLQQVSQTLATVGTNDVFNYLIDQADRLNASDIHIENQRDTIRVRMRVDGALHSVAELGRDRYRVIMAALASRANISTASNEPQSGHMQQEIHRDGVSHLLNLRVEAVPTMYGQDVVLRLFNFDTSMLNLDLLSIGAAERAQIDEIISHPRGLVLLVGPTGSGKSTTLYSILNALNTPDRKVITLEDPVENTIPGITQIPIDTTAGQRFDDGLRSVLRLDPDVVMVGEIRDQETAKTAIQASITGHLVLSSFHANSTSAAFSRIIDMIGQNPIFSSAVRLLIAQRLVRRLHDESKEEYEPDEATRNWVKEVLQDLPSHVDCPDLDTFKLWRPVATDEVPFGYKGRIPVMEQLVVTEEIQKFLRGDIADVHTEAIEATAKKHGMVTLLQAGVLAALRGETTLEEVNRVI
- a CDS encoding RNA methyltransferase, translated to MPEITLLLHNIRSTYNVGAIMRTAEGFGVRQIIFSGYTPYPDLRLVNPRSIDPRLPHITERLTAQIHKTALGAETMLPFSYVADIRQWLAENANRERLPVVALEQSVSSTELNTFRPPARFALFLGEEVYGIEPDILAQCDYIVEIPMRGTKESFNVSVATGIALYGLCFPHSI
- the rpsJ gene encoding 30S ribosomal protein S10 yields the protein MAQDTGIKIRIRLKAYDHKVIDQSAKQIIDTAIRTGASVAGPVPLPTRRSTYTVVKSPHVYKMGGESYEMRTHKRLIDITNATPKTIDSLQNLSLPAGVDAEIRM
- a CDS encoding L-lactate dehydrogenase, encoding MNKQKLVIVGAGGMVGATAAYACALRSVVEEIVLIDRDPDLAWGQAADITDGMGIDRCVVVRPGSYDDIKTDDIVVITAGAPQQPGQTRLELLGVNAEIMRGTVRNIMRNGARPYILVVSNPVDALTYVALKESGLPKSRVFGTGTTLDTSRLKSYIADQLDVHSREVDAYILGEHGDSSFATIESAQVGEVPLADYPGFKPAMVDGIEEQIRQRAYRVIETKRSTYYAIGFVISKIVSALRSSSRSVYPVCSLVEGEYGLHDVVLGLPSTICADGVKILTGYPLNEREQAALRHSAKVVTEAIRSLE
- the tuf gene encoding elongation factor Tu, with the translated sequence MADAFDRSKPHVNVGTMGHVDHGKTTLTAAITAVLAKRLPSAVNKPIAYDQIDNAPEERQRGITIASSHQEYESPNRHYAHVDMPGHADYVKNMITGAAQVDGAILVIAATDGPMPQTREHVLLAKQVGVPKIVVFLNKMDMADADMVELIEEEVRELLEKNGFDKDAPIIKGSALKALEGDEKYEDAIMELVDAMDSYIPEPPRDMDKPFIMPIEDVFSIKGRGTVATGRIEQGVVKLNDEVEIVGIRPTQKSVVTGIEAFKKSLDQGQAGDNAGVLLRGIERTDIERGQVLAKPGTITPHTEFEAEVYILKKEEGGRHTPFSKGYKPQFYFRTTDVTGEVELPADKEMVMPGDTVTFKVKLLAPIAMEQGLNFAIREGGRTVGAGVVTKINK